The following coding sequences are from one Achromobacter sp. B7 window:
- a CDS encoding hybrid sensor histidine kinase/response regulator: protein MFLTSAKPQEERIKCLLVDDIPENLIALEALLQNEKIQVLKAQSGPEALELLLNHGDVALALLDVQMPDMNGFELAELIRGSERTRHIPLIFITAGSREHNWQFRGYESGAVDFLYKPIDPHMLRMKANVFFELHERKRALAQQLEERTEALRINEMFMAVLSHDLRTPLQSIVMGASLLQRQTDPGRVAGLAQRMLQSSERMARLIEDLLDVTRIRQAGGLTLASAQQRMDALVRRTVDEAQTGRPDRQIECEFVGDMAGVWDGDRLCQVFANLIGNALHHGDRDIPVHVHADGTVADRVTVTVSNGGTIPPALLPHLFNPFRSGERRADSHNGLGLGLFIAQQIVLSHHGRIGAESRNGVTRFRVDLPRDSQRGAPA from the coding sequence ATGTTCCTGACATCTGCCAAACCGCAAGAAGAAAGAATCAAATGCCTGCTCGTCGACGACATTCCCGAAAATCTGATCGCGCTGGAAGCGCTGCTGCAAAATGAAAAGATCCAGGTGCTCAAGGCCCAATCCGGCCCCGAAGCGCTTGAACTGCTGCTGAACCACGGCGACGTCGCGCTGGCGCTGTTGGACGTGCAGATGCCCGACATGAACGGCTTCGAGCTGGCCGAACTGATCCGGGGCAGCGAGCGCACGCGCCACATTCCGCTGATCTTCATCACCGCCGGTTCGCGCGAACACAACTGGCAGTTTCGCGGCTATGAAAGCGGCGCCGTGGATTTTCTGTACAAGCCCATCGACCCGCACATGCTGCGCATGAAGGCAAACGTCTTTTTCGAGTTGCATGAGCGCAAGCGCGCGCTGGCGCAGCAGCTGGAAGAGCGCACCGAAGCCTTGCGCATCAACGAGATGTTCATGGCCGTGTTGAGCCATGACCTGCGCACGCCCTTGCAGTCGATCGTGATGGGGGCGTCCTTGTTGCAGCGGCAGACGGACCCCGGCCGCGTGGCGGGCCTGGCCCAGCGCATGTTGCAAAGCAGCGAGCGCATGGCGCGGTTGATCGAAGACCTGCTGGACGTTACGCGTATCCGGCAGGCGGGCGGCTTGACGCTGGCCTCGGCCCAGCAGCGCATGGATGCACTGGTGCGCCGCACCGTGGACGAAGCGCAGACGGGCCGGCCCGACCGGCAGATCGAATGCGAATTCGTGGGCGACATGGCGGGCGTCTGGGACGGCGACCGCCTGTGCCAGGTGTTTGCCAACCTGATCGGCAACGCCCTGCATCATGGCGACCGCGACATCCCGGTGCATGTGCACGCCGACGGCACAGTGGCCGACCGCGTCACGGTCACGGTCAGCAACGGCGGCACGATTCCACCGGCGTTGCTGCCGCACCTGTTCAATCCCTTTCGTAGCGGGGAGCGTCGGGCTGACAGCCACAACGGGCTGGGGCTAGGCTTGTTCATCGCGCAGCAGATCGTGCTGAGCCATCACGGCCGCATCGGCGCCGAATCGCGTAACGGCGTGACGCGCTTCCGGGTGGACCTGCCGCGCGACAGCCAGCGCGGCGCGCCGGCGTAG
- a CDS encoding tripartite tricarboxylate transporter substrate binding protein codes for MKAFPLLRRTFAALALTTLAAASAHAADDWPRAKPITLVVPFAAGGTSDILGRLIAQELGASLSQTVLVENKGGAGGVLGADAVARAKPDGYTLLLGTIATHAINPSLLPGINYNAARDFAPVILLGSISNVLLVGANQPYKTVQDVVAAGKANPDTIAFGSAGQGTSQHLSGEVFKQLTGAHLTHVPYRGSAPAIQDLIGGQIPSSFETALVALPYVQSGKVRALAVTSAKRTDVMPDVPTMQEAGVAGFDVSSWQAIYAPANTPPAVVDRLNQTIAAIIAKPEVNAKMKALGLAYTPNTPAQFTAFQTGEQAKWAKIIADGKLRVQ; via the coding sequence TTGAAGGCATTCCCCCTGCTGCGCCGCACGTTCGCCGCTTTGGCCCTGACCACCCTGGCCGCCGCCTCGGCCCATGCCGCCGACGACTGGCCGCGCGCCAAGCCCATCACCTTGGTGGTGCCATTTGCAGCGGGTGGCACCTCGGACATTCTTGGGCGCCTCATCGCACAGGAACTCGGCGCCAGCCTGAGCCAGACCGTGCTGGTGGAAAACAAGGGCGGCGCGGGCGGAGTGCTGGGCGCCGACGCCGTCGCGCGCGCCAAGCCGGACGGCTACACGCTGCTGCTGGGCACCATCGCCACGCACGCCATCAACCCGTCGTTGTTGCCCGGCATCAACTACAACGCCGCCCGCGATTTTGCGCCGGTGATCTTGCTGGGCAGCATTTCGAACGTGCTGCTCGTCGGCGCAAACCAGCCGTACAAAACCGTGCAGGACGTGGTGGCGGCCGGCAAGGCCAACCCTGACACCATCGCGTTCGGCTCGGCCGGGCAAGGCACGTCGCAGCATCTTTCCGGCGAGGTGTTCAAGCAATTGACCGGGGCGCATCTGACGCATGTGCCGTATCGGGGCAGCGCGCCGGCCATCCAGGATTTGATCGGCGGCCAGATTCCCAGTTCGTTCGAAACCGCGCTGGTTGCCTTGCCCTACGTTCAAAGCGGCAAAGTGCGCGCGCTGGCAGTCACGTCCGCCAAGCGCACCGACGTCATGCCCGACGTGCCGACCATGCAGGAGGCGGGTGTCGCGGGCTTTGACGTCAGTAGCTGGCAGGCCATCTACGCGCCTGCCAACACGCCGCCCGCCGTTGTCGACCGATTGAACCAGACCATTGCGGCCATCATCGCCAAGCCCGAAGTCAACGCCAAGATGAAGGCGTTGGGCCTGGCCTACACGCCGAATACGCCCGCGCAATTCACGGCGTTCCAGACCGGTGAGCAGGCCAAATGGGCCAAGATCATCGCGGACGGCAAGCTGCGGGTTCAGTAA
- a CDS encoding FadR/GntR family transcriptional regulator, giving the protein METPARPRQRSRLTDVVIQELNKRLDARTYRAGDKLPSEHALCDEFNVSRTVIREAVASMRLSGRLVSKPGIGVFVTEDREKPIDFVIEPATDPRWALHIMELRAGLEVEACGLAAERRSASDLSGIVEAFDAFNRATRDMEAAVKADYEFHLSIAKASNNPHFPALLRAAVRDVMLDLNIKHGGKTPEELETYETRNVREHEAILTAIMRRDPGAARAAMARHLGDSIARYRKLLSQAPAQ; this is encoded by the coding sequence ATGGAAACTCCCGCCCGGCCCCGCCAGCGTTCGCGCCTGACAGACGTGGTCATCCAGGAACTGAACAAGCGCCTGGACGCCCGCACCTATCGCGCCGGCGACAAGCTGCCGTCGGAACATGCGCTGTGCGATGAATTCAACGTCAGCCGCACGGTCATCCGCGAAGCGGTTGCGTCGATGCGCCTGAGCGGCCGGTTGGTCAGCAAGCCCGGCATCGGCGTATTCGTCACCGAAGACCGCGAAAAGCCCATCGACTTTGTCATCGAACCCGCTACCGACCCGCGCTGGGCGCTGCACATCATGGAGTTGCGCGCCGGGCTTGAGGTCGAAGCCTGTGGCCTGGCGGCCGAGCGCCGCAGCGCCTCTGACCTGAGCGGCATCGTGGAAGCGTTCGACGCGTTCAACCGGGCCACGCGCGACATGGAAGCCGCCGTCAAGGCCGACTACGAGTTCCACCTGTCCATTGCCAAGGCGTCCAACAACCCGCACTTTCCCGCGCTGCTGCGCGCGGCGGTGCGCGACGTCATGCTGGACTTGAACATCAAGCACGGCGGCAAGACCCCCGAAGAGCTCGAAACCTACGAAACCCGCAACGTGCGCGAACACGAAGCCATCCTGACCGCCATCATGCGCCGCGACCCGGGCGCCGCGCGCGCCGCCATGGCCCGCCACCTGGGCGACAGCATCGCCCGATACCGCAAGCTGCTGTCGCAGGCGCCCGCGCAATAG
- a CDS encoding amino acid ABC transporter substrate-binding protein encodes MRKFLTTAVAATLLCAASGAQAGVTFDAVKKKGFLQCGFAGIPGFSVLDSKGEWTGLDVDMCRAVAAAMFGDASKVKGNVLTAQAKFTALQSGEIDMLSRNTTQTLTRDTTLGLIGVGVNFYDAQGLIVKKSMNVKTVKELDGATICVQPGTTTELNLADYFRSRGLTFKPVLVENYDENFRLLESGRCDAYTNDKSNTAANMRTRLAKPEDWEILPENLSKEPLGPMVRQGDEQWFNVVRWSLNAMLEAEEYGITSKNVDDMLKSTNPNVQRILGVTPGMGKNLGLDDKWAYNIIKQVGNYGESYDRAMGKDSPLKLERGLNKQWTQGGLMYGWPVR; translated from the coding sequence ATGCGTAAGTTTCTGACCACCGCCGTTGCGGCGACTTTGCTGTGCGCCGCCTCTGGCGCGCAAGCCGGCGTGACGTTCGATGCCGTCAAGAAAAAGGGTTTCTTGCAGTGCGGCTTTGCCGGCATTCCCGGCTTCTCGGTGTTGGACAGCAAGGGCGAATGGACGGGGCTGGACGTGGACATGTGCCGCGCCGTCGCGGCCGCCATGTTCGGCGACGCTTCCAAGGTCAAGGGCAATGTGTTGACCGCGCAAGCCAAGTTCACCGCCTTGCAGTCCGGCGAAATCGACATGCTGTCGCGCAACACCACGCAGACGCTGACCCGCGACACCACGCTGGGCCTGATCGGCGTGGGCGTGAACTTCTATGACGCGCAGGGCCTGATCGTCAAGAAGTCGATGAACGTGAAAACCGTGAAGGAACTGGACGGCGCGACGATCTGCGTGCAGCCCGGCACCACCACCGAGCTGAACCTGGCCGACTACTTCCGTAGCCGCGGCCTGACGTTCAAGCCCGTGCTGGTCGAAAACTACGACGAGAACTTCCGCCTGCTGGAATCGGGCCGTTGCGATGCCTATACCAACGACAAGTCCAACACCGCCGCCAACATGCGCACGCGCCTGGCCAAGCCGGAAGACTGGGAAATCCTGCCCGAAAATCTGTCCAAGGAACCCTTGGGCCCGATGGTTCGTCAGGGCGACGAGCAGTGGTTCAACGTGGTGCGCTGGTCGCTGAACGCGATGCTGGAAGCCGAGGAATACGGCATCACGTCCAAGAACGTGGACGACATGCTCAAGAGCACCAACCCGAACGTGCAGCGCATCCTGGGCGTGACGCCGGGCATGGGCAAGAACCTGGGGCTGGACGACAAGTGGGCCTACAACATCATCAAGCAGGTGGGCAACTACGGCGAAAGCTATGACCGCGCCATGGGCAAGGACAGCCCGCTGAAGCTGGAACGCGGCCTGAACAAGCAGTGGACGCAAGGCGGCCTGATGTACGGCTGGCCGGTGCGTTAA
- a CDS encoding chemotaxis protein CheB, with amino-acid sequence MSSGAPTLPASAAASAATRTPSGPWDAIVIGGSSGALDALNVLIPALPARLCAAVIIVLHLPRDRRSLLVDIFRERCALPVLEAEDQLWIQPGHLYFAPPDYHLLVDQGPRLALSVGAPVYFSRPSIDVLFDSAADCYGDRLMGILLSGANEDGAQGLAAIHAAGGRTVVQSPSSASMPTMPQAALARHAVDDQLAPDEIAAMLARLPTQPAL; translated from the coding sequence GTGAGCTCGGGCGCGCCGACCCTTCCGGCAAGCGCGGCGGCAAGCGCGGCGACAAGGACGCCGTCGGGCCCGTGGGACGCCATCGTCATCGGCGGCTCGTCGGGCGCGCTTGACGCGCTGAACGTGCTGATTCCCGCCTTGCCGGCGCGCCTGTGCGCGGCCGTGATCATCGTGCTGCATTTGCCGCGTGACCGACGCAGCCTGCTGGTGGATATTTTTCGTGAACGCTGCGCCTTGCCCGTGCTGGAGGCGGAAGATCAGCTTTGGATACAGCCGGGTCATCTGTACTTCGCGCCGCCGGATTACCACCTGTTGGTGGACCAGGGGCCGCGATTGGCGTTGTCGGTCGGCGCGCCCGTGTATTTTTCACGGCCGTCGATTGACGTCTTGTTCGATTCGGCTGCCGACTGCTATGGCGACCGGCTGATGGGCATCCTGCTGTCCGGCGCGAACGAGGACGGCGCGCAGGGCCTGGCTGCCATTCATGCCGCCGGCGGTCGCACCGTGGTGCAGTCGCCGTCGTCCGCCTCAATGCCCACCATGCCGCAAGCGGCGTTGGCCCGGCACGCGGTTGATGACCAATTGGCCCCCGACGAGATCGCCGCGATGCTTGCCCGCTTGCCGACGCAGCCCGCGCTGTAA
- a CDS encoding protein-glutamate O-methyltransferase CheR, giving the protein MPASAKARIADIEQRLLLDAIYHHYHYDFREYAQASLKRRLQTALTQFGCKTLSQLQDRVLHEPAVFTALLQFLTVQVSDMFRDPGYFQALRTEVIPILRTYPSIKVWVAGCSAGEEVYSLAILLAEEGLLDRALIYATDINPHALRAAEQGVFDLDRVAAFSSNHARSGGLSSLSDYYTARYGRVVFDKRLREHMVFSDHSLATDSVFAEVHLISCRNVLIYFERDLQNRALGLFHDALVHRGFLGLGSRESLRFTGQADNFDDFVLEERIYRKKAGL; this is encoded by the coding sequence ATGCCTGCCTCTGCCAAAGCGCGTATTGCCGACATCGAGCAGCGTCTGCTGCTTGATGCCATCTACCACCACTACCACTACGATTTTCGGGAGTACGCGCAGGCGTCCCTGAAGCGGCGGCTGCAAACCGCGCTAACCCAATTCGGCTGCAAAACGCTATCGCAGTTGCAAGACCGCGTGCTGCATGAACCGGCGGTATTCACCGCGCTGTTGCAGTTCCTGACCGTGCAGGTCAGCGACATGTTTCGCGACCCCGGCTACTTTCAGGCGCTGCGCACCGAGGTCATTCCCATCCTGCGCACCTACCCGTCGATCAAAGTGTGGGTGGCCGGATGCAGCGCCGGCGAAGAGGTCTATTCGCTGGCCATCCTGTTGGCCGAAGAGGGCTTGCTGGACCGCGCGCTGATCTACGCCACCGACATCAACCCGCATGCGCTGCGCGCCGCCGAGCAAGGCGTGTTCGACCTGGACCGCGTAGCCGCGTTTTCCAGCAACCACGCGCGCTCGGGCGGGTTGAGCTCGCTGTCTGACTACTACACGGCCCGATACGGACGGGTGGTGTTCGACAAGCGGCTGCGCGAACACATGGTATTTTCCGATCACAGCCTGGCCACCGACAGCGTGTTCGCCGAAGTGCACTTGATATCGTGCCGCAACGTGCTTATCTACTTCGAGCGCGACTTGCAAAACCGCGCGCTGGGCTTGTTCCATGACGCACTGGTGCACCGCGGCTTTCTTGGCCTGGGCTCGCGCGAATCCCTGCGGTTCACGGGGCAGGCCGACAACTTTGACGACTTTGTGCTTGAAGAACGCATCTACCGCAAAAAGGCGGGGCTGTGA
- the kdgD gene encoding 5-dehydro-4-deoxyglucarate dehydratase, with the protein MTTPQELKEIVSEGLLSFPVTDFDQNGDFNAKTYAARLEWLAPYGATALFAAGGTGEFFSLAPQEYSDVIRTAVQTCAGKVPILAGAGGPTRTAIAYAQEAERQGAKGILLLPHYLTEASQDGIAAHVEEVCKSIKIGVIVYNRAQSRLSADSLERLAERCPNLVGFKDGIGDIEAMVRIRRKMGDRFSYLGGLPTAEVYAAAYRALGVPVYSSAVFNFVPKTAMDFYRAIAAGDSDTTNRLLDDFFLPYLEIRNRKAGYAVSIVKAGAKLVGHDAGPVRAPLTDLTGEELEMLNALIKKLGPQ; encoded by the coding sequence ATGACGACTCCCCAGGAACTCAAAGAAATCGTATCGGAAGGTTTGCTGTCCTTCCCCGTGACGGACTTTGACCAGAACGGCGATTTCAACGCCAAGACCTACGCCGCGCGCCTGGAATGGCTGGCCCCGTATGGCGCCACCGCGCTGTTCGCTGCGGGCGGCACTGGCGAGTTCTTCTCCCTGGCGCCCCAGGAATATTCCGACGTCATCCGCACCGCCGTGCAGACCTGCGCCGGCAAGGTGCCGATCCTGGCCGGTGCAGGCGGCCCCACCCGCACCGCCATCGCCTACGCACAAGAAGCCGAGCGCCAGGGCGCCAAGGGCATCCTGCTGCTGCCGCACTACCTGACCGAAGCCTCGCAAGACGGCATCGCCGCGCACGTGGAAGAAGTCTGCAAGTCCATCAAGATCGGCGTCATCGTCTACAACCGCGCCCAGTCCCGCCTGTCGGCCGACAGCCTGGAACGCCTGGCCGAACGCTGCCCGAACCTGGTCGGTTTCAAGGACGGCATTGGTGACATCGAAGCCATGGTGCGCATCCGCCGCAAGATGGGCGACCGCTTTTCGTACCTGGGCGGCCTGCCCACGGCTGAAGTCTATGCCGCCGCCTACCGCGCGCTGGGCGTGCCGGTGTATTCGTCGGCCGTCTTCAACTTCGTGCCCAAGACCGCCATGGACTTCTACCGTGCCATTGCCGCAGGCGATTCCGACACCACCAACCGCTTGCTGGATGATTTCTTCCTGCCGTACCTGGAAATCCGCAACCGCAAGGCCGGCTACGCCGTCAGCATCGTCAAGGCTGGCGCCAAGCTGGTCGGCCACGACGCCGGCCCGGTGCGCGCGCCGCTGACCGACCTGACCGGCGAAGAGCTGGAAATGCTTAACGCCCTGATCAAGAAGCTTGGCCCGCAGTAA
- a CDS encoding response regulator — MPKSSSQPANRSAFPRTLLVGFLTAALATLVIAFVNVRSTDSRTEAVKAMDRSTETLRQLSLFNSAVKDAEIGQRGYLLTGELPYLQPYLRALPLIEQRLAIIKAATSDDPSQRRIVNDIEGITRQKLEELRETIDMQKAGNAEGAIAMVRTDAGKDAMDRLRELVSDLYARQMEELAAGRDAWASAAITSAYYSWGGSILLLALIALSAGMTVREYQAKARQSWVTTGLSGLSMRLQGDLRLDEIGKRSLDYLAEYLGAEVGAGYVVDRATGELELFGGFALPPERLARKILPAEGLTGQAVTSRRLLHVRDVPASHLELASAVGRSNPAELVLAPAMMNGRVYAVIELGFNHPVGEVERGLLEGASEMLASAIRSGQDRTRLEALLEETQRQAEELQTQQEELRVSNEELEQQSRILQESQARMELQQTELEQTNTNLEAQAEQLLRVQGALTEKARQLTQASQFKSEFLANMSHELRTPLNSTLILAKLLSDNKPGNLSTEQVKYAQTIYAAGSDLLTLINDILDLAKIEAGQATMEVEQVTIASNLQRLLEPLRPMALEKGLALELDIDSAVPPAMHTDPKRLGQVLKNLLSNALKFTERGTVALRVSRAGRDRLLFAVHDTGIGVPAEQQELIFEAFRQADGSTHRKYGGTGLGLSISRDLAELLGGKLTVASTPGQGSVFTLEVPVRLENAPPPAQTRSSVAPFPRIAKPVCAAVETRQSPAAAKVPDTPAPAGDSDSAQPERSILVIEDDERFAGILADLAREMGFGCLTAHTATDGLELATQKRPNAIVLDVNLPDFSGLGVLDQLKRNPQTRHIPVHVVSVADYAQEAMGRGAVGYALKPVKREELVEALRRLEAKFTQHVRRVLVVEDDDRQRESVRQLLARNDVEIVPAATAAAALELLRGTTFDCVVMDLNLPDISGYELLEQMAEQESVSFPPVIVYTGRALSRDEEQHLRRFSKSIIIKDARSPERLLDEVTLFLHQVEAELPPEHRQMLELARSRDSTLEGRTVLVVEDDVRNVFALSSILEPTGLRVEIARNGREALDALERAGSDGMAAIDLVLMDIMMPEMDGYTAMRHIRNRPEWRRLPIIALTAKAMKDDQEKCLAAGANDYIAKPLDVERLLSLVRVWMRS, encoded by the coding sequence ATGCCGAAATCGTCGTCGCAGCCTGCCAACCGTTCTGCCTTTCCTCGGACTTTGTTGGTCGGATTCCTGACGGCCGCGCTAGCCACTTTGGTGATCGCCTTCGTCAATGTGCGGTCTACCGACAGCCGCACCGAAGCCGTCAAGGCAATGGACCGCAGCACGGAAACGTTGCGCCAGCTCAGCCTGTTCAATTCGGCCGTCAAGGATGCCGAGATCGGCCAGCGCGGGTACCTGCTTACGGGCGAACTGCCTTACCTGCAACCGTATTTGCGCGCGCTGCCGCTGATTGAACAGCGGCTGGCCATCATCAAGGCCGCCACGTCCGACGACCCTTCGCAGCGCCGCATCGTCAACGACATCGAAGGCATCACCCGCCAGAAACTCGAAGAGCTGCGCGAAACCATCGACATGCAAAAGGCCGGCAACGCGGAAGGCGCCATAGCCATGGTGCGTACCGACGCGGGCAAGGACGCGATGGACCGGCTGCGCGAGCTGGTCAGCGACCTTTATGCGCGGCAGATGGAAGAGCTGGCCGCTGGGCGCGACGCCTGGGCGTCGGCGGCCATCACGTCGGCCTATTACTCGTGGGGCGGCTCGATCCTGTTGCTGGCGCTGATTGCGCTGTCGGCCGGCATGACCGTGCGTGAATACCAGGCCAAGGCGCGGCAGTCGTGGGTTACCACCGGTTTGTCGGGTCTCAGCATGCGCTTGCAGGGCGACTTGCGCCTGGATGAAATCGGCAAGCGTTCGCTGGATTATCTGGCCGAGTACCTGGGCGCCGAGGTGGGCGCGGGCTACGTGGTGGATCGCGCCACCGGCGAACTTGAACTGTTCGGCGGGTTCGCCTTGCCCCCCGAGCGACTGGCACGCAAAATCTTGCCGGCTGAAGGGCTGACCGGCCAGGCCGTCACGTCGCGCCGCCTGTTGCATGTGCGCGACGTGCCGGCGAGCCATCTGGAATTGGCGTCCGCCGTGGGCCGTTCCAACCCGGCCGAACTGGTGCTGGCGCCGGCCATGATGAACGGCCGCGTCTACGCCGTAATCGAACTGGGCTTTAACCATCCGGTGGGTGAAGTGGAACGCGGCCTGCTGGAAGGCGCCTCGGAAATGCTGGCCTCGGCCATCCGCTCCGGCCAGGACCGTACCCGTCTGGAAGCGCTGCTGGAAGAAACCCAGCGCCAGGCCGAAGAGTTGCAAACGCAGCAGGAAGAACTGCGCGTCAGCAACGAAGAGCTTGAGCAGCAAAGCCGCATCCTGCAGGAATCGCAGGCGCGCATGGAATTGCAGCAGACCGAGCTTGAGCAGACCAATACCAACCTGGAAGCGCAAGCCGAACAACTGCTGCGGGTGCAGGGCGCGCTGACCGAGAAGGCCCGCCAACTGACGCAGGCCAGCCAGTTCAAGAGCGAGTTCCTGGCCAACATGAGCCACGAGCTGCGCACGCCGCTTAATTCCACGCTGATCCTGGCCAAGCTGCTGTCGGACAACAAGCCCGGCAACCTCAGCACCGAACAGGTCAAGTACGCGCAAACCATCTACGCCGCCGGCAGCGACCTGCTGACGCTGATCAACGACATCCTGGACCTGGCCAAGATCGAGGCCGGGCAGGCCACGATGGAAGTCGAGCAAGTGACCATCGCCTCGAACCTGCAACGCCTGCTGGAACCCCTGCGGCCGATGGCGCTGGAAAAGGGCCTGGCGCTGGAATTGGATATCGACTCCGCCGTCCCGCCGGCTATGCACACCGACCCCAAGCGCCTGGGCCAGGTGCTGAAGAACCTGTTGTCGAACGCGCTGAAATTCACCGAGCGCGGCACGGTGGCGCTGCGCGTTTCGCGCGCGGGCCGCGACCGCCTGCTTTTTGCGGTGCACGACACCGGCATCGGCGTGCCGGCCGAGCAGCAAGAACTGATCTTCGAAGCGTTCCGGCAGGCAGACGGCAGCACGCATCGCAAGTACGGCGGCACGGGGCTGGGGCTGTCGATCTCGCGCGATCTGGCCGAACTGCTGGGCGGCAAGCTGACCGTGGCCAGCACACCGGGGCAGGGCAGCGTTTTCACGCTGGAAGTGCCGGTGCGCCTGGAAAACGCGCCGCCGCCCGCGCAAACGCGTAGCAGCGTGGCGCCGTTTCCCCGCATCGCCAAGCCGGTGTGTGCCGCGGTCGAAACGCGGCAGTCGCCGGCGGCCGCCAAGGTGCCCGATACCCCCGCGCCCGCCGGCGACAGCGACAGCGCCCAGCCGGAACGCAGCATTCTCGTCATCGAGGACGACGAGCGCTTTGCCGGCATTCTTGCCGACCTGGCCCGCGAAATGGGCTTTGGCTGCCTGACGGCGCACACCGCCACCGACGGCCTGGAGCTTGCGACGCAAAAGCGCCCCAACGCCATCGTGCTGGACGTGAACTTGCCTGATTTTTCCGGGCTAGGCGTCCTGGATCAACTGAAACGCAACCCGCAAACGCGCCACATCCCCGTGCACGTGGTGTCGGTAGCGGACTACGCGCAGGAAGCCATGGGCCGGGGCGCCGTCGGCTACGCCCTCAAGCCCGTCAAGCGCGAAGAGCTGGTGGAAGCCTTGCGGCGCCTGGAAGCCAAGTTCACCCAACACGTGCGACGCGTGCTGGTGGTGGAAGACGACGACCGCCAACGCGAAAGCGTGCGCCAGCTGCTGGCGCGTAACGATGTCGAAATCGTGCCCGCCGCCACTGCTGCCGCGGCGCTGGAACTGCTGCGCGGCACCACGTTCGATTGCGTGGTGATGGACTTGAACCTGCCCGACATCAGCGGCTATGAGTTGCTGGAGCAGATGGCCGAGCAGGAAAGCGTGTCGTTTCCGCCGGTCATCGTGTACACGGGCCGCGCGCTGTCGCGCGATGAAGAGCAGCACCTGCGCCGTTTCTCGAAGTCCATCATCATCAAGGACGCGCGTTCGCCCGAACGCCTGCTGGACGAAGTGACGCTGTTCCTGCACCAGGTTGAAGCCGAACTGCCGCCCGAGCATCGCCAGATGCTGGAGCTGGCCCGCAGCCGCGATTCCACGCTGGAAGGCCGTACGGTGCTGGTGGTGGAAGACGACGTGCGCAACGTGTTCGCGCTGTCCAGCATTCTTGAACCCACCGGCCTGCGCGTGGAAATTGCGCGCAACGGCCGCGAGGCGCTGGATGCGCTGGAGCGCGCCGGTTCGGACGGCATGGCCGCGATCGACCTGGTTCTGATGGACATCATGATGCCGGAGATGGATGGCTACACGGCGATGCGTCACATCCGCAACCGGCCGGAATGGCGGCGCCTGCCGATCATTGCGCTGACCGCCAAGGCCATGAAGGACGACCAGGAGAAATGCCTGGCGGCCGGCGCCAACGACTACATCGCCAAGCCCCTTGATGTTGAACGCTTGCTGTCCCTGGTGCGCGTCTGGATGCGCAGCTAA